The following proteins are co-located in the Streptococcus anginosus genome:
- a CDS encoding Pr6Pr family membrane protein, translating to MKRNVIFYSRMVLFMLGFIGVYLEIIKHGGLGMLMYYTVLSNMIVTAFTAYLLYLMARSEHRWQTQSLFRLKGGVTMCIMITCVIYHFLLAPIATDFYRLENFLCHYIVPLWFLADTLLFDKRSQYRWFDPIVWTSVPLIYLAFALFNGLVIKWPIPGAKDSPFAYFFLNIPKYGWPYVLQWSLKIFIGYLLAGYSFYGVMSFSRRQKRKQPS from the coding sequence ATGAAGCGAAATGTGATTTTTTATAGCCGCATGGTATTGTTTATGTTAGGATTTATAGGAGTCTACCTTGAAATCATAAAGCATGGTGGCTTAGGAATGCTGATGTACTACACAGTTTTATCTAACATGATTGTCACAGCTTTTACGGCCTATTTGCTCTATCTAATGGCGCGTTCTGAACATCGCTGGCAAACGCAGTCGCTGTTTCGGTTAAAAGGCGGAGTGACCATGTGTATCATGATTACATGCGTCATTTATCATTTTCTGTTGGCACCTATTGCGACTGATTTTTATCGACTGGAAAATTTCCTCTGTCATTACATTGTACCACTATGGTTTTTAGCGGATACCTTGTTGTTTGATAAACGCTCACAATATCGTTGGTTTGACCCGATTGTTTGGACAAGTGTGCCTTTGATTTATTTGGCTTTTGCCTTGTTTAATGGTTTAGTCATCAAATGGCCTATTCCAGGCGCAAAAGATAGTCCTTTTGCTTATTTTTTCTTAAATATTCCAAAGTACGGTTGGCCGTATGTGTTGCAATGGTCACTCAAAATCTTTATCGGCTATTTGCTTGCCGGTTATAGTTTTTATGGAGTGATGTCTTTTTCAAGACGTCAGAAACGAAAACAGCCCTCTTAA